A part of Corynebacterium mustelae genomic DNA contains:
- the nrdF gene encoding class 1b ribonucleoside-diphosphate reductase subunit beta, translating into MNSVEDAYIQTHPKPVRAINWNTIPDEKDLEVWDRLTGNFWLPEKIPVSNDIKSWGTLNDLEKQTTMRVFTGLTLLDTIQGTVGAVAMLPDAVSLHEEAVLTNIAFMESVHAKSYSNIFMTLASTKEINEAFRWSEENENLQKKAKIILSYYEGSDPLKRKVASTLLESFLFYSGFYLPMYWSSHAKLTNTADIIRLIIRDEAVHGYYIGYKYQQALRHESPERQGELKEYTYDLLYDLYENEIHYTEDLYDPLGWTEDVKRFLRYNANKALNNLGYEALFPADECRVSPAILSALSPNADENHDFFSGSGSSYVIGKAENTTDDDWDF; encoded by the coding sequence ATGAATAGCGTTGAGGATGCATATATCCAAACCCACCCCAAGCCAGTGCGAGCAATCAACTGGAACACCATTCCGGATGAAAAAGACCTTGAGGTATGGGACCGGCTAACCGGAAACTTCTGGTTGCCGGAAAAAATTCCAGTATCAAATGACATTAAGAGCTGGGGAACGCTTAATGATCTGGAAAAACAAACAACAATGCGGGTCTTTACCGGATTAACGCTACTTGACACTATTCAAGGAACCGTTGGTGCGGTGGCTATGTTGCCGGATGCGGTGAGCCTGCATGAGGAGGCGGTCCTTACCAACATTGCCTTTATGGAATCGGTACATGCCAAGAGCTATTCCAATATCTTCATGACTCTGGCCTCAACTAAGGAAATCAATGAGGCATTCCGGTGGTCGGAGGAGAATGAGAACCTGCAAAAGAAGGCGAAGATTATTCTTTCCTATTATGAAGGTAGCGATCCGCTCAAACGTAAAGTTGCCTCCACCTTGCTGGAATCATTCCTTTTTTATTCCGGATTTTATCTTCCTATGTATTGGTCAAGCCATGCCAAGTTAACTAATACTGCGGATATCATCCGGCTAATTATTCGTGACGAAGCGGTGCACGGATATTACATTGGCTATAAATATCAACAAGCGCTGCGTCACGAATCGCCGGAGCGGCAAGGAGAGCTCAAGGAGTATACATACGATCTCCTTTACGATCTCTATGAGAACGAGATTCACTACACCGAAGATCTCTATGACCCGTTGGGGTGGACTGAAGATGTCAAACGCTTCCTGCGGTATAACGCCAATAAGGCGTTGAACAACTTGGGCTATGAAGCATTGTTCCCGGCTGATGAATGTCGAGTATCGCCAGCGATTTTGTCAGCTTTGTCTCCGAATGCTGATGAGAACCATGACTTCTTCTCGGGATCTGGTTCTTCCTATGTTATTGGTAAGGCTGAAAACACCACCGACGACGACTGGGACTTTTAA